The DNA window TCAGGAGTTGCCGTAGACAAACTTCCTAATTGGTTGGCGCTCAGTTCAACGACCTCAGAAGTTCGTTACGAAATACAATCTCTCAAAGACTACCCATTACCCGCAGCGTTACTTGACCAATTGGAGTCTGCTGGTGCTGTATTTTTAGAATCAAATGAAGGGCTTACAGCTTATTCGTTCATCGACCCACAAACCGTACTTCTTATTACTCAAAACATCAGCAACGAATCAGATACTATTCCCTTATTGTTGACTGTCGGTTTTTATGGAGTCTTACTGTGTTTAATGCTGATATTTTTAGCGCCGTTTTTGCTTCGAATTTATCGCCTACGTTCAGCAGCAATGGCCTTTGGTGAAGGCAAACTGACTACGCGTTTGACTGTTGGATCGCTTTGGTATCTCAAAGACATAGAACAAACGTTTAACCAAATGGCTGAACGCATTGAAAATCTTATGCAAGACATGCGCTTGCTGTCTGGGGTTGTCACACGAGTTACGTACACCTCTGGCGCGGGTCCGAATGGGATTAGATACGCTTTGTGATACTGAAGACGAAACACTTCGCACCAAATACGAGCTCCGCATCAATCAAAATTTAGATGACATGGAAGCACTCATTAATGCGCTACTCAATTTTGCCCGGTTACAACACTCACTTAATGATACGGAAAAGTCTCTCGTCAATGTGCAAACCGTGGTTAGCCAACTTTGCACTAAGGCCAATGACCCACGCTTGTTGCTGTTTATAGAGGGAGACGAACATTCGGTTGTCGGTCATGAATATTACCTTAGCTTATTGTTCAGCAACCTCGTGACAAATGCATTGAAGCATTGCAACGAAAAGGTCCATGTGACGCTAAGCCAAGCGAATTCGGCCGTCTTGGTAAGTGTCGAAGACGACGGTACTGGCATTGCGGCAAGTGAAGCAGAAAAAATATTCAAACCATTCGTTCGTTTAGCAAAACAAACAGCAGCGAGTAAAGAAGGATTTGGGATTGGACTCGCGCTTGTTGAACGGATTACGCTCTGGCTTCAGGGCGACGTAAACGTCGATACAAGTGAACAATTAGGTGGTGCGCACTTTGTTGTAACTCTACCGCTTCTTAAGCCATCACGTTAGCCTGTTCAGGTGGTTCATTACTCCCCCTGAATATCTCGATTTTATTAACAAAGTGATTAAAAAACTGACGAATTTTCTCAAAGCGGTATAATACCGTTTTTGAAGCCAATTCTTTTGGTTGTTCGCTTGCTAATGACGGACATGTTCTGCGCTTTTGATAGCGTTGAAGGTGCTTACCGTATTTAGCAAATGGTAAGTCTCGTTTTTGGAGTTGGAAGTCAAATGCGTAAACTGTTTTTACTATTCGTGTGGTTATCTGCACCTGCAATTGCTTATCAAGTTCAACCAATGATCGTGGATCTTGCATCTCATGGTAAAAAGTCGTTAGTCACCTACAGACTGCAAAATCCGAGCGAAAGTACGCTCCCTATCGAAGTTGAAGTCTTTAAGCGTACCTTTGATGAAAACCAAAAAGAAGTATTGGTTAGTGCTGAAGAAGACTTCATTGTTTTGCCTCCACAAATTGAAGTGCCAGCCAACGGTTATCAAGTGTTTCGAGCTAAATATTTAGGGTCACCAGAGCTTAAGAAGACGGAATCTTACCGCATCGTGTTCAAACAGCTTCCTTTACCAAGTGAAAATGAACAATCTGGCGTGAAGATGGTTTATAACTTTGCGACACTGGTTTTTGTGAGCCCTGACGGCGTCCAAGCGCAGCTCACTCACACTCTGAATTGTGAAAAATTGGACGAATGTAAACTGACCATCCGCAATGATGGAGAACGAGTTCTCGATTTAGCTCAGTTTGAATATCGCTTTCATCAAGAAAATACCGTCATAAATTGGGCCGATTTTCAGGCCGTGACATCGGGCCGCTTTATCATGCCCACTCATTCGATGAGCGTTGACTTAAAAACCTTATTGAAAGATAAACCAACCAAAACGGTCACAATAGTCAATTTGTCCAATAAGAAGTAATCATTTAACGATGTTGTACAAAGGCTCTAAAACTTGGCCTTGGTTATGCAAACCTGCCTTCTATACCCTATTGGCTACCTCTGCAGCACAAAGTGTCGCGGCAGTTTATTACATGGATTTTCCCGTGCGGCTAAATGTTGCCGAAGTGGGGCAAATTTCTGCAGCCGTCGATGATTTTGAGCTTGCCTCTGTCAGTGCTCGTGAATTTAGACAAAATTTGCAATCTGTGTTGAGTACGGAAGTATTAGCCTGGTTGGCAAGTCGCGAAGATGAAGCGATCACCCCTGATGAATTCAAAGCGCATGGCATTACTCTCGTGATGCAGCAACAAGATCTCACTATCGAGATGACTTTGAGTGAATCCGCGATGGCCACTGACAGTCTATCTTATGGCCGCGAAAAACATTTTGAAATCCCCAAAGGGGAAGCTTATTGGGCAATGTTAAATAACCTCAATTTAAGCCATGAGCGTAGTAACAATAACCAAATTCACCATTCACAATTTGAATGGTTAATAAACGGCAATGTGGGTGGTGGCAATGGGCTCAATTTCCAAAGCGCGGTATTTTGGGAAAGCGGCACAAACGAGGAAAGCCACGTTTATCGAGGCGATACCTCCCTGTTTTATGATATGCCTGAAAAGCCTCTGCGAATGACTCTCGGTGATACGCAAGTAAACAGTACAGGACACTTGGCTGGGGTCCAACTTGCGGGTATTGGCATCGAAAAAGCGTATTCGAAGTTACAACCTCAGCGCAGGGTTTCACCAAGCAACAACCAACAATTTGTGCTGCCTCGTGGTGCTACCGTCGAAGTGTTTATCAACGAATTTTTAATATCTCGATTGAGACTGCAAGCAGGACGCTACAATCTCAGCGACTTGCCGTTGACCTCTGGCGTTAACAATATTCATCTGATTGCCACCTACGCAAACGGCGAAACACAAGCATTCCATTTCACAACCCACTACAATTCTCGGTTGCTTGCAAAAGGACTTAGCGATTATTCACTCGTATTAGGCTTTGTTTCGTCTTTAGATAACGGCCACTATCATTATGACGATGAAGCCTTGTTGTCAGGTAGTTACGAATATGGTTTGACTGATGCAATAACGGTTGGTCTTAATGGTGCTGTCCACGATTTAGGACACGTTGTTGGTTCGACAACCTCGCTCAACACGCCTCTTGGTAATTTATCTCTACGTTACTCACAAAGTAAAGCACCTCAAATATCCGGGTACGCGTATTCGATAGAAACGGAACACAGTGTCTTTGGTAGTGGCAATTTTGGTTCACCAAACTTGCGTTTAGGGTATGAAATTAAAGATAATTTTACGAATACACCGTGGCTCGAGCTCAACACAATAAATAATACCAGACGCACCTATTTTGATTATAGTTACGTCATTAGTGACACGATGGATTTCAACTTGAATGCGTCACGTTCCACGAACAGTGTTAACCAAGCAAGTGAAAACGTTACGGCTGAATTTAACGTCCGCTATGATGGATTTCGCGTTAGATTCGGTTATAACCACAATAACAGTGAAGACACGCGCCTCATTTCAGACAATCAATTTGTACTCAATATCGTTTGGAATGGGTTTAATCGAGAGACCAATACGCGTACTAGAGCTCAGTACGATAATCGCACGAAAGTCGGCAGTGCGAGTTTCGAAAAAACCAACAACAACTTTGTGCATGATTATGGTTATGAACTACGCTCGGAAAGAGGCAGTGATTTTCGGCAAGAACAAGTCAGAGCCAGTTACACCGGTGCTTTTTTTAGAACGGACGTAACCGCTAACAACTACACGCGTCTTCATCAATATAGCGACAGCAGTGCAAGCGTCAATTTATCAACGAGCCTCGGTATTGCTGACGGACATGTCGGTATGGGTTCGACCACAACGGCTCCTTTTGCTGTCATTTCGAAACACAAAACGCTGAGTAAGACAGAAGTCGCCGTCAACGTTGATAGATTGGGTCAAGCTCAAACAACGCCTTCCGCACAAATAGGTGCGTTAATAAACCTTGGTACGGGCTATGCGGCAACTCAATTCAATGTTGATGTACCCGATGCTCCACTGGGATATGATTGGGGCCCTGGCACTTACACCCTGATAGGCGGCGCAGCCACTGGTCACTATATCCAAATAGGCTCTGATCTCTCTTTCACCGCGATTGGCGCCCTACAGGATGAACAAGGCATGCCCTTTGCAATGAAACGTGGGCAAGTCATAAAAGTAAGCCATGACGATAATACGCCTGCAATGAGCTGGCCTATTTTCACCAATCGCGCTGGCCGATTTGTTGTGGAAGGCATTAGTGCTGGCGACTATCGAATCGAAGTGGGAAGTGCTATGGGTAACTTCCAGATTGATGACTCCGAAAAGCGCTTTGTTAAAGTAGGTAGTATCACGCTCAAGCAAGCTAACTCAAAAGGAAACTCAAACAAATGAAATTAAGGAATATGGTTTTACTTGTATTGGGTTATTTGCTGCTAATAAACACTGCATTTGCAAAACCGTGCAAAGGCAACATATTAGTCTCGTCGAACTCCTCTGAAGTGATTGAAGAGTACAACAATCGCGCGACGGTTTATTTACCCTTAAAAATCCAAGTTCCGGATTCATTAGTCAGTTGTGCAGATGAAATTTGGGTGGAGGATGTTTACTACTATTCGCTTGTATTCTCAGGCCCAACAGAAGACAAATACGGCAAGCTTCTCGACGAGCAATTCAATACCTTATCTCCTCGCAATGGAATTTGGAGCATGCCGCTTAATAGTCGAACAACTCAATTATGGATTCGATTAAGACACTACAGCTTATTCCCTGCAGGAAATTACACAGGCAGTATAAAAGTAACACTACTACGCAAAAGCAAAATAATTGATGAACAGTACTTAGATGTCACTTACTACTCTGAGCCGCAAATCGCTATTTCGCTTGATAATTCCAGCCAAAGTAAAGTGTCGGGTAGTAACGGGCTTTATCAGATCGATCTGGGTGACTTGAAATCAAACATGCGATTCTACTGGGGTATTAAAATTCTTAGCAATAGTTCATACGACGTTGTTTTAGATTCAGAATTCAATGGATTACGTCATGAATCCGACTCGCAATCTGTAATTGATTACACCATTGGCTTCGATAACGTCAAAATTTCGTCATCTGAGCGTCTTATGCGTAGCTACAACTTTTATCCTGGTGTCAGAAATACGTGGTACGGCTTTGAATTTATTTTGGGTAATACCGAAATGAAACCTGCGGGTATTTACCGAGATAATTTATCCCTGACTGTCTACCCAAGATAACAAGTTGATTTAAAAAGACTTTAAACAGAAATAAGAGTTATAAAGAAACTAACACAATATATTTTAAAGAAGTTGGCACACCCTTTGCTTTATGTATTTCATCTAGGTAATCAAACCTAACTAATTAAATACAAATAAATACAAAGCTGTACTTATTCAAGGGGAAAAGCCATGAACACATTACTTAAAACTCTACTTGTAACGACTGCAATCACATCAGCTGCGGCAAACGCGGCAAACGTTACAAGCACTTCAGCGTCTGAAGCTAAATTCTCATTTGCTGGCAAAATTGACCCTATGTGTAAGACAAGCAGCGGCACAACAAACAGTGTAACTAATCTTGTATTGGACGCATCACAACAAGTTCAAGACATTGGTACATTGGACGTTTGGTGTAACACGGGTAAAAATGCAACGACAGAATACACGTCTTTAAATGGTGGCTTCCTACAAGCAGACAATACACAAAAAAGCCAAATTGCGTATACGCTAACGATTGATGGTATCGCTGATATTAACCTGCAAAGTGGTAAATACACTCACACTTCAACGCTTGCTGGAACGGGTGTTAACGGTGAAACCAAAGCAACTACATTAAAAATCAAACCTCTTTCTAACGGTTTGAATGATGCTGGTACTTACTCAGACACTATCACAGTAACAGTAAGCCCGAACTAATTTAGATTTAAGGCAATGGAGTTTATGGCTTAATCTTTATTGCCTGTAACCCTACAAACGCTGGTCATAACATGACTAGCGTTTTTCTTTACGACGAGTCAATTTAATTCTCTCACGCAAAAAATCACACGAATACACAGCGGTACTCTGAATTAACAACGTTTGGGATGCATTGCCTTTTAAAAGCGATAGATTGCAAGGTGTGAGAATTACGTTAGACCACGTTGAAGGCTTTTTTGCTATTCCAGTTGAATTTTACGGAAGCCATACGCGACCACAGTACACAAACCACGGCATTGCAAAAGGGCGATTGTTTAATAAGAATTACTTAATTGGCGCTAATCGTTACGGTGATCGTGTCAGAATAAGTGCCAGCCTCATTAAGCCCATTAGATTGAGGGGTAATTTTCAATGTGGTTGCTTTGGTTTCCCCAGCAAGACCAGAACCCGCGAGCGTTGCCTTAACGTGCTTGTAAGCACCACTTTGTAAGTCGATACCTGATGTGTCACCAATGTCCAACGTATACGCAAGTTTACTACCTTGAGCATTATCGGCAACAAGAAATCCGCCATTGGCTGAGCTATATTCCGTTGTTGCGTTCTCGCCAGTATTGCACCAAACATCTAATGTGCCAATATCTTGCGTTTTTTGGGATGCGTCTAACGTAAGCCCCGTCACTGTATTCGTGCCACTGCTTGTTTTACAGGCAGGCTCGACCGCGCCTTCAAACGAAAACTTTGCTTCATTGCCTGATAAATCAGTTACATTCGCAGCCAACGGCATTGATGCGATAGCAAATACAATAGACCAGTTTTTTAATGATGTGCGCATAGA is part of the Pseudoalteromonas xiamenensis genome and encodes:
- a CDS encoding fimbria/pilus outer membrane usher protein, with protein sequence MLYKGSKTWPWLCKPAFYTLLATSAAQSVAAVYYMDFPVRLNVAEVGQISAAVDDFELASVSAREFRQNLQSVLSTEVLAWLASREDEAITPDEFKAHGITLVMQQQDLTIEMTLSESAMATDSLSYGREKHFEIPKGEAYWAMLNNLNLSHERSNNNQIHHSQFEWLINGNVGGGNGLNFQSAVFWESGTNEESHVYRGDTSLFYDMPEKPLRMTLGDTQVNSTGHLAGVQLAGIGIEKAYSKLQPQRRVSPSNNQQFVLPRGATVEVFINEFLISRLRLQAGRYNLSDLPLTSGVNNIHLIATYANGETQAFHFTTHYNSRLLAKGLSDYSLVLGFVSSLDNGHYHYDDEALLSGSYEYGLTDAITVGLNGAVHDLGHVVGSTTSLNTPLGNLSLRYSQSKAPQISGYAYSIETEHSVFGSGNFGSPNLRLGYEIKDNFTNTPWLELNTINNTRRTYFDYSYVISDTMDFNLNASRSTNSVNQASENVTAEFNVRYDGFRVRFGYNHNNSEDTRLISDNQFVLNIVWNGFNRETNTRTRAQYDNRTKVGSASFEKTNNNFVHDYGYELRSERGSDFRQEQVRASYTGAFFRTDVTANNYTRLHQYSDSSASVNLSTSLGIADGHVGMGSTTTAPFAVISKHKTLSKTEVAVNVDRLGQAQTTPSAQIGALINLGTGYAATQFNVDVPDAPLGYDWGPGTYTLIGGAATGHYIQIGSDLSFTAIGALQDEQGMPFAMKRGQVIKVSHDDNTPAMSWPIFTNRAGRFVVEGISAGDYRIEVGSAMGNFQIDDSEKRFVKVGSITLKQANSKGNSNK
- a CDS encoding sensor histidine kinase, translated to MGLDTLCDTEDETLRTKYELRINQNLDDMEALINALLNFARLQHSLNDTEKSLVNVQTVVSQLCTKANDPRLLLFIEGDEHSVVGHEYYLSLLFSNLVTNALKHCNEKVHVTLSQANSAVLVSVEDDGTGIAASEAEKIFKPFVRLAKQTAASKEGFGIGLALVERITLWLQGDVNVDTSEQLGGAHFVVTLPLLKPSR
- a CDS encoding fimbrial biogenesis chaperone, which gives rise to MRKLFLLFVWLSAPAIAYQVQPMIVDLASHGKKSLVTYRLQNPSESTLPIEVEVFKRTFDENQKEVLVSAEEDFIVLPPQIEVPANGYQVFRAKYLGSPELKKTESYRIVFKQLPLPSENEQSGVKMVYNFATLVFVSPDGVQAQLTHTLNCEKLDECKLTIRNDGERVLDLAQFEYRFHQENTVINWADFQAVTSGRFIMPTHSMSVDLKTLLKDKPTKTVTIVNLSNKK